CAAGACCAGCACGCGCCCTGCTTCTGCCAGGGCGTGGACCTTGCCGACGAGCGTCTGCTTGCCGTCAAGGTCCTCGGGAAGCCGCGTCCGATAGGTGTAGCTCGCCGGGCGTGGTTCGCTGGAACGATGGCGCTCGACGACCTTGACGGCCGTGAGCCGGATGTGGCGCTGCGGTGCACGGTGGCGTACGAAGCTGCCGAAGAGCCGCACCTTGTCGTGGCGCTTGAGCGAAGCAAGCTGCGTGCCAACAGCAGCGTTTGCTGCCACGAGAGGGAAGTCGGCGTACGCGAAGAAATCGCAGGGCTTGCGGTACGTGAACACGTACAGCCGGCGGCTCGGCACGACGCCGTGCATCCGGCCGACCAAGCCCTTGCCGGCCAGCCGCCCGGCCAGCGCCGCGCTGTCGCCGGGTTGTGGGCCTGTGCCGCGGCAGGTTGGCGCTCCCCGCAGGTGCGCGCAGCTCGACGTCACGACGCACAACGTCAGCCAACGGATGGCCGCGAGAAACGGAGGAGCCAATTTGAAAATGATGTTGACTTTCGTTTTCATTTAACTAGAGTGCGGGCCACCTACCTATCCAAAGCGAGAAAGCGAGAGCACAAGCTATGAGATCTACCGCAGTATTCCCCCTTGCCGGCGTGGCCGCCCTGGCTGTTCTGGAAGGTTGCTTTGTTGCCAGCGACCCGGTGGGATCCGGCGTGACGCGGACCTACTACATCGCCGCCGACGAGATCGAGTGGGACTACGCGCCTCTGGGGATGAACGTAATCAGAGGCAAGCCCTTCGGCGCCGATGAGAACGTGTTCGCTGGCCAGTCCGATGACCGCATTGGCAGCCGCTACAAGAAAGCCGTGTACCGCGAGTATACGAGCGATGCGTTCGACACGCTCGCGCCGCGAGAGGACAAGGACGAGTACCGCGGCATCCTCGGACCGGTGCTTCACGCCGCTGTGGGCGACACCCTGAGTGTGGTGTTTCGCAACAACGGCACGATCCCTTACTCGATGCATCCGCATGGGGTCTTCTACGACAAGGGCGGCGAGGGCGCGCGCTATTCGGACAAAACAAAGACCGCGCAGCGTGCGGATGATATCGTGATGCCGGGCGACACCTTCACCTACGAATGGGAGGTGCCCGAAAGCGCAGGACCCGGCCCTCGCGACACGAGCTCCGTGGTGTGGCTGTACCACTCGCACGTCGATACGGTAGCCGATATCAATGCGGGGCTTGCAGGCGCTATCGTCGTAACCGGCTCCGGCGCTGCGCGACAGGACGGCACGCCCTCCGATGTGGATCGTGAGGTCATCTCGCTGTTCACCGTGCACGACGAGAACGCTAGTCACTTCATCGAAGACAATATCCGGACCTACACCAAAGCCAGGGATCCGGCCGTGCTCATGGCCGACGACGCGTTCGTCGAAAGCAACCTGATGCACACCATCAATGGCTACGTGTGGGGCAACGGGCCGGAGCTAACGTTGCGCCAAGGGGAGCACGTGCGCTGGTACCTGCTGGCCGTGGGCACCGAGGTCGACCTGCACACCGCGCACTGGCACGGCCACACCGCGCTGCACCGTGGCCACCGCGTCGACGTCGTCGAGCTCCTGCCCGCCAGCATGCACACCACCGATCTACTGATGGACAACCCCGGCAGATGGATGTTCCACTGCCATGTCCACGACCATATCGCCGCCGGCATGATCTCGCTCTACGATGTTATTAAGTAGCCGCATGCCGTCAGACAGCCGCATGTTGTCAGTTGACTGACTGGGGCCTGAACAGTGCTCGCACGAGTTGATCTCGACCTTCAATCGCACCTTCAGTGGTGGGGTGTCCTCGGACAGGAATCGGTAGACGAGGTTGACGCGCCCCTCTCGTGGATGTAGCCGGTGAACGACTGGTATGGGCCACGGCGACGATCGTAGCGACGCGGTCGACCACGCCCGCGATGACCGTGTACCGGAACCTCCGAATCAAAAAGGAGCGCAGCTTACAACCGGTCGGGGCATTCTTGATCAAGGGCCCACTTTCGGGGAAGCGAACAAGTTGGCGGAGCTTCTCTTCGTATGCCTGCAGGAACACCCGAGCGTAGCCGGGTCGTTCAGCCTCCAAGTAGGCAGCAGCGGCCTCCAACTCCTCGGCCGCCTCGTCGAGAATCCGCGGCCAGGACATCAGCCGCTGTACTTTGCCTGCAGCTTCCGGAGGTGATCCTCGGCGTCCTGGAGGACGGCTTCGCCAGTCTCGATCTTGCGGACCCGACGAGCGATCTCGGCCTCCCACTCCGGGCTCAGCTCGATCGGCTCAAGGCTGTTACTCAAAGCACCGACCAACTCCTCCCGCTCCTCCTGACGGAGGGCAAGGGCCTCGTTTAGGATCCTTCTGGCCGTCGATGTCACGAGTACAGTTTACGAGGGTCCGTGCCGGGTCGCCAGCCCCGCATCGTCCGCCCGCAACCGGAGTGAAATTGGAGGCAAGAGTGAAATTGGAGGCAACCGAGCCGGAGGGCTTGCTCGGGCGCATCGAGGAGCTCGCATCGAGTGTGCCCGAGTGTCTTAAACGGATCGAACGCGAGCTCCAGGCACAGGGAATCACCCACCCGACCGTGGCCACCCTAACTCGGTCTCTGACGCATCGAGCCGCCACTTGTCGCAAGCTTGCGGCAGGAGGCTGAGGCATGTGTTACCGACCGGGTCCTACTTCTCCTTCGCAATCTGGATCAGATTGCCACACGTGTCATCGAACACCGCCGTCACAATAGTTCCCAGGTCGGTCGGTGCCTGAACGAATCGTACGCCCTTGGCCGTGAGACGCTCGTGCTCCGCCTCCACGTCATCGACAGCAAACGATGTAGCCGGAATGCCGTCTTGCACCAGCGCATCCCTGTATGGCTTCACGGCTGGATGGTTGTCTGGCTCCAACAGGAGTTCAGTCCCATTCGGTTCCTCTGGTGACACGACGGTCAACCAAAAGTGGTCACCCACCGGCACCTCCGTTTTCTTCTTGAAGCCCAGGACATCGGTATAGAACTGCAGAGCCTTCTGCTGATCGCGCACAAACACGCTCGTCACGTTGATTCTCATCGCCTCTTTCCCTTCTTGGCTGCGGGCCATCGTCTGGTGATGGCCTGCAACAGCCTCCCGTCAAACCAGTGGAGCTTGGACCTGCCATCCCGCTCCGTGTGCACCAGGCCAGCAGCCTCCAACACGTCGAGGTGCTGAGATATGGCCTGCCGCGTTGAGCTGATGCCATGTTTCATCGTTAGCCGGCTGCACAGCTCAAACAGCGACTGGCCCTGCCGCTGCACCAACTCGTCGAGAATTGCTCTTCTTGTTGGGTCGGCGATGGCGCGACAAATGTCGTCCATGACGTCTGGCAAGCCTACGTGCCTTTTTATATGCAAGCGCAGACTTGCATGTCAAGGCCAGTCAGGTACGTTCTGCAAAAGTTCCCCGAGCACGTGACCCTGTCACTGGGCGGCGACTTTTCCCCTCAAAACAGCGACATCTGCGGAGACTCTTGGCGTAGCTCTGCTTCGGTGTCCATATCCCCGTCGCCGCGGATGTGCATCACCTCGACGTTGCGCTCGACCAGTGCGGGGGTTACGAGCAGGCGACGGTGGCAACGGCGCGGATCTTCCTCGGCGCACATGAACGCGGTTGGGTTGGCCTCGGCAATCGCAATGAGCTTGTCGATTCCTACGATGAAGTCAGGGTCGACGGCACGCCGCCGATAATCGATGTTTCCCTGCGCATCCCGGTACTCGTCGCCGAGCTTCCCGCCCAGCTTGTCCCCGAGGAACACGTACCGGAAACCCTGAGCCGAGAGCGCCTGGCTCAAGGGCTGCTTTGTAAAATGCGGGACGTACTTCGAGTACGGCCGCGAACGGACGTCGACGAGCGTGGCGATGTCGTGCTGCCGGAGAAGATCGGCGAAGTGGTCGAGCGATCGGTTCGAGTGACCGATCGTATAGATGGTCATGCGCGCCGCCCCTCGAGCTCGGTCCCGGTTCGCAAGAGGTCGAGATAGGCCTTGTAAGAGAACGTGCGATCTCGTTTGCGGCCCGTGGTTTCGACGAGCACACCGGCGTCCACCAGCGCGGTCACCGCCTTGTTTGCGGTGGGCTTGGTCGTATCGAGGAGGGTCGTCACCTTGGCGATCGTGACAATGGGGTGCTCGGGTAGCTGCTCGAACAGTCGTGCCGCCATGACCGTGCTCGAACGGGCATCCAGCACGCGCTGCCTATCGTGGTTGACGAGTGCAAAGATCTCGCGCGCCGCAGTCGTCGCCTCGTCCGCAATGGTCGCCACGCCCTCGGCAAAGAATGCCGTCCAAGCTTCCCAGTCACCATCGGTGCGCACCGCGGAGAGGCGGCGGTAATACTCGCTTTGATGCCGCTTGAAGAACAGACTGAGGTAGAGAAGCGGTGAAGACAGCACTCCGTAATGCTCGAGAAGGAGCGTCACCAGCAGGCGGCCGATCCGGCCGTTGCCGTCGAGGTAGGGATGGATCGTTTCGAACTGGACGTGCAGCAGGCCGGCGCGGACGATCGGGTGCAAGTCGCTCTCGGCATGGATGTACTTTTCGAACGGCCCGAGCACCTCTCCGAGGAGCTGCGGAGGCGGAGGCACGAACGCCGCGTTGCCAGGGCGCGTGCCCCCGATCCAGTTCTGGCTCCGCCGGATTTCTCCTGGTTGTTTGTCCGCGCCACGGACGCCGCGCATCAGCAATGCGTGCGTCTCGTTCAACAGCCGCATGGAGATCGGCAGGCCTTTGTCCGAGGCGAGCTGATCTCTGGCGTAGGCGAGTGCGTCCAGGTAGTTGCAGACTTCCTGCACGTCGGCGTCGGTGGCGGCCTCGAGCGTTGCTTCGGCCTCGAAAGTTAAAAGGTCGATGAGCGTGCACTGGGTCCCCTCGATCTGCGAGGACACGACGGCCTCTTTGCGGACGAAGGCGTAGATGAACCACTCGATCGACGGGAGCATCTCACCGGCAAGCTCGAGGCGAGCCAGTCCCTGCTCCGCACGCTGAAGCAGCGCGCGCGTTGCCTCGTCGAGGGCAAGCGGCGGCTCCGCTGGCGGCAACGGGTGAGGTACGAAGGCGGCAACCTCCTCACCGCTCGCGGTTATGCGCTCGTATCTGCCTGTAGCTCTTCCCATGTCCGTCTAATAAAGGATCCTTGCCTAACTCTCGACGAAAGCAAAGAAGTCTTTCCCACATCGGGCCAGAGTAAAGCCCGCTTGCCGCCGTGGGGCGCCGGGCGACCTGACCCGCCTTGAGGCTTGGGGATATCCAGGCGGGTGCGGCGGGGGCGGCTCGCAGCTGGAGCCCACGGTCAAGCCGGGACCGAGTCCGTGCCGGAGCGAATCGAAAACGCAAGCTTTGATGAGCTCTATACCTGGGCGGAGCGCGTAGTCACCGCCACGTCGCTGCAGGACGTGTTTGGGATGACAGCTGCAGCCCGGCTGCGACAAGAGGGCAAGAACAGAGCCCTAAAGCAGTTTCAAAAAGAGGGTATGGCCAAGCTTATGGCACGGCAGCTCACGCTGCGTTTTGGCGAGTTGCCCGAGTCCGTGCTGGAGCAGCTTCATGGCGCGAGCGCAGAACAGCTGGATGCATGGGCCGAGCGCTTGTTGACGGCGCCGTCGCTGCAGGCTGTGTTCGAGTAATCGCCGACTTGTAAGATCCGGGGCGTGATACGATCCACTGCCACGACAGGCAGTGTGGCGCTTCAGTCTGTGCATCACGATGCGGGGATGGCTCTGGTCGAGGGGCTGGCATGCCCGTCTTGGTCGCGGACGCGGGCGAGACAACCGTTGAGCGTTTCGTCGAGGCAAGCGAACGCCACATCCATCGTGCCTGGCTGGACGGCCGCGGCGCGCGGTGAATGAATGGTATGCTGAGGTGTCTTTCTCATTGCGTCGGAAACTCGGTGCCGACACTGACTAGTACCTGCGACCCGAAGTCCGTCCCGGGTTTCGGGCGCGGGCCTCTCTTTCAGGGGCTGCTTGTGCCCGGGCTGGCGCTGCAGGTGGCCGTGTTGCCGGCCGAGTCCGTGGCATGGACCTCAAGCGTGAGCGAGGGTCCCCTAATGACCGTGGAGCGCCGCCTGTAGCGCACACGGCAACGTCCCCGCTGGCGGGGACGCCGTCCCCGCCAGCGGGGACGGAAGCGCACGACCTCGTCTTCGGCTACGTCGATGATCAGGTCGCCGCAGCGCAACTGGGCCTGCGGCACAACTCCGGACGGCTGGCAGCTGCTCGTTGCAGCGAAACGCGCCCTGAGCCTCCCAGTGCGGCAACCACTGCGGCGAGGGTTTGCGCAATCGAGGCTGCAGGTCACCTGCGGGGGCTTACACGCTGCGGTGGTGTCAAAGCTGAGCTCGCCGCCGATCGCCGTGTTGGCCGCGATATCGGTGGAGAGCACCGTGAAGTAGTACGTCTGGCCGGCTTCGAGCCCCGTCAAGAGGATGTCATGTGAGGTTGTGAGCGTGGCTTTGCCCCGGTTGTTATCCAGCACCCCGGACACGGGCCCGTAGGCCACCGCGCTTGTCGCAAGCTCGTCGGTTTCCCACAGCACGCGTGCGCTGGTGGCCGTGATGTCGGTAACCGTGATCAGGTTCAGCGCCGGCGGCTGCACGTCTGGCGTGGCCTCGGTGGTTACGCTTATGGGCGACCCCAAGGTC
This DNA window, taken from Pseudomonadota bacterium, encodes the following:
- a CDS encoding multicopper oxidase domain-containing protein, with product MRSTAVFPLAGVAALAVLEGCFVASDPVGSGVTRTYYIAADEIEWDYAPLGMNVIRGKPFGADENVFAGQSDDRIGSRYKKAVYREYTSDAFDTLAPREDKDEYRGILGPVLHAAVGDTLSVVFRNNGTIPYSMHPHGVFYDKGGEGARYSDKTKTAQRADDIVMPGDTFTYEWEVPESAGPGPRDTSSVVWLYHSHVDTVADINAGLAGAIVVTGSGAARQDGTPSDVDREVISLFTVHDENASHFIEDNIRTYTKARDPAVLMADDAFVESNLMHTINGYVWGNGPELTLRQGEHVRWYLLAVGTEVDLHTAHWHGHTALHRGHRVDVVELLPASMHTTDLLMDNPGRWMFHCHVHDHIAAGMISLYDVIK
- a CDS encoding helix-turn-helix domain-containing protein, which translates into the protein MDDICRAIADPTRRAILDELVQRQGQSLFELCSRLTMKHGISSTRQAISQHLDVLEAAGLVHTERDGRSKLHWFDGRLLQAITRRWPAAKKGKRR
- a CDS encoding VOC family protein; the protein is MRINVTSVFVRDQQKALQFYTDVLGFKKKTEVPVGDHFWLTVVSPEEPNGTELLLEPDNHPAVKPYRDALVQDGIPATSFAVDDVEAEHERLTAKGVRFVQAPTDLGTIVTAVFDDTCGNLIQIAKEK
- a CDS encoding DUF488 domain-containing protein is translated as MTIYTIGHSNRSLDHFADLLRQHDIATLVDVRSRPYSKYVPHFTKQPLSQALSAQGFRYVFLGDKLGGKLGDEYRDAQGNIDYRRRAVDPDFIVGIDKLIAIAEANPTAFMCAEEDPRRCHRRLLVTPALVERNVEVMHIRGDGDMDTEAELRQESPQMSLF
- a CDS encoding fibronectin type III domain-containing protein, yielding GVSYNDGTVHDLVSDAALVTRHVVTLSALQPSTTYELTVSSTDPAGNGPTLGSPISVTTEATPDVQPPALNLITVTDITATSARVLWETDELATSAVAYGPVSGVLDNNRGKATLTTSHDILLTGLEAGQTYYFTVLSTDIAANTAIGGELSFDTTAACKPPQVTCSLDCANPRRSGCRTGRLRARFAATSSCQPSGVVPQAQLRCGDLIIDVAEDEVVRFRPRWRGRRPRQRGRCRVRYRRRSTVIRGPSLTLEVHATDSAGNTATCSASPGTSSP
- a CDS encoding DUF4351 domain-containing protein, with product MPERIENASFDELYTWAERVVTATSLQDVFGMTAAARLRQEGKNRALKQFQKEGMAKLMARQLTLRFGELPESVLEQLHGASAEQLDAWAERLLTAPSLQAVFE
- a CDS encoding addiction module protein; its protein translation is MTSTARRILNEALALRQEEREELVGALSNSLEPIELSPEWEAEIARRVRKIETGEAVLQDAEDHLRKLQAKYSG
- a CDS encoding Fic family protein yields the protein MGRATGRYERITASGEEVAAFVPHPLPPAEPPLALDEATRALLQRAEQGLARLELAGEMLPSIEWFIYAFVRKEAVVSSQIEGTQCTLIDLLTFEAEATLEAATDADVQEVCNYLDALAYARDQLASDKGLPISMRLLNETHALLMRGVRGADKQPGEIRRSQNWIGGTRPGNAAFVPPPPQLLGEVLGPFEKYIHAESDLHPIVRAGLLHVQFETIHPYLDGNGRIGRLLVTLLLEHYGVLSSPLLYLSLFFKRHQSEYYRRLSAVRTDGDWEAWTAFFAEGVATIADEATTAAREIFALVNHDRQRVLDARSSTVMAARLFEQLPEHPIVTIAKVTTLLDTTKPTANKAVTALVDAGVLVETTGRKRDRTFSYKAYLDLLRTGTELEGRRA